Proteins from a single region of Streptomyces sp. TN58:
- the pulA gene encoding pullulanase-type alpha-1,6-glucosidase, producing the protein MIRPAAGVIAAALAVTLLPALPASAAEAKAPAPPSDAKLAAEPARNDLTREQFYFVLPDRFANGDPRNDRGGLTGSRLDTGLDPTDKGFYQGGDLKGLTDRLDYIKGLGTTAIWMAPIFKNQPVQGKGDDVSAGYHGYWITDFTQVDPHFGTNADLERLIDKAHAKGMKVFFDVITNHTADVVDYRQASYSYLSKGAFPYLTKDGVPFDDSDYADGKKKFPKTDGESFPRTPFVPDAKKNLKVPGWLNDPTMYHNRGDSTFAGESSEQGDFFGLDDLWTERPEVVSGMEKIYQKWVKDFDIDGFRIDTVKHVNTEFWTQWATALDDYAAKRGREDFFMFGEVYSADTAVTSPYVTRGRLDATLDFPLQDAIRAYASQGAAASRLGSVLADDYRYTSGKANAYEQVTFLGNHDMGRFGTFLKQDRPDATEQELLARYRLANELMFLSRGNPVVYSGDEQGYTGAGGDKDARQPLFASKTADYLDDDQLGTARTHASDAYDTEHPLYKEISALSKLTKAHPALRDGIQSERFSDGSVYAFARTDARSRTEYLVAANNGAESRTVEIDAPAGAQYRTLYGGTALIRASAAGKLTVVVPALGSVVLQAVAPLAAPAAKPALTLKAPAPGASGTVELSADVTGGGLNRVVFAAQTGNDKWQVLGSADHAPYKVTQHVTAPAGTPLRYKAVVVDSAGRTASALAASVAGQAPPVEAPTATQRDYAVVHYNRPDGDYTDWRLYAWGDIADGEATPWPAGHGFTGRDAYGAFAYVKLKPGASSVGYLVIDKDGNKDVAADRTIDLAKTGEIWLEQGKEPARTDRPAQPPQDQTKAVLHHHRPDGAYDGWGLHVWTGAATPTDWSKPLLPTRIDSYGAVYEVPLAAGATSLSYILHKGDEKDLPTDQSLDLKATGHEVWMLGGQEKYLLPQPAGSSAALDLTKSQAVWIDRDTVAWNAPATAASVQLLASRDGAVKAENGTLTGPAQWLRLGRTELTAAQKQKFPHLAAYTAYSVDPRDRDRVREALRGQLVASARAANGAVLAATGVQLAGVLDDLYATTAALGPVFKDGRPTLSVWAPTAQQVSLELDGRTVAMRRDDATGVWSVRGERSWTGKPYRYAVTVWAPSTRQVVRNLVTDPYSTALTADSTHSLAVDLADPKLAPPGWKQLRKPAAVPFTSAQIQELHIRDFSVADRTSGHPGQYLAFTDTGSAGMRHLRGLAGAGTSYVHLLPAFDIGTIPEKPADRTEPACDLTVYAPDSQEQQACVAAAAAKDSYNWGYDPLHYTVPEGSYASDPNGTARTVEFRRMVQSLNGAGLRTVMDVVYNHTVAAGQSDKSVLDRIVPGYYQRLLADGSVATSTCCANTAPENAMMGRLVVDSVVTWAKEYKVDGFRFDLMGHHPKANILAVRAALDALTPAKDGVDGKKIVLYGEGWNFGEIADDARFVQATQKNMAGTGIATFSDRARDAVRGGGPFDEDPRVQGFASGLFTAPNGSPANGTPAEQKARLLHDQDLIKVGLSGNLASYTFTDTSGRRVKGSEVDYNGAPAGYAAAPGDALAYSDAHDNETLADALTFKLPPATGNADKARMQVLAMATATLSQGPSLSQAGTDLLRSKSLDRNSYDSGDWFNAIQWDCRAGNGFGRGLPPAADNAPKWPYAKPLLTGPAPTCTDINATAAAHRDMLKIRTTEPEFALTTAQAVQSRLAFPLSGPQETPGVITMTLGDLVVVFNATPTAQPQRVTALAGTAYRLHPVQAAGSDATVKQSAYDARTGEFTVPARTVAVFTRR; encoded by the coding sequence TTGATACGCCCTGCCGCAGGAGTGATCGCCGCCGCCCTGGCCGTGACGCTCCTGCCCGCCCTCCCCGCCTCGGCCGCCGAGGCCAAGGCGCCCGCGCCGCCCTCGGACGCGAAACTGGCCGCCGAACCGGCCCGCAACGACCTGACCCGCGAGCAGTTCTACTTCGTGCTCCCGGACCGGTTCGCGAACGGTGACCCGCGCAACGACCGGGGCGGACTGACCGGCTCCCGCCTGGATACCGGCCTGGACCCCACCGACAAGGGCTTCTACCAGGGCGGCGACCTCAAGGGGCTCACCGACCGGCTCGACTACATCAAGGGGCTCGGCACCACGGCCATCTGGATGGCGCCGATCTTCAAGAACCAGCCCGTGCAGGGCAAGGGGGACGACGTCTCCGCCGGCTACCACGGCTACTGGATCACCGACTTCACCCAGGTCGACCCGCACTTCGGCACCAACGCGGACCTGGAGCGGCTGATCGACAAGGCGCACGCGAAGGGGATGAAGGTCTTCTTCGATGTCATCACCAACCACACCGCCGACGTCGTGGACTACCGGCAGGCCTCCTACTCGTACCTGTCGAAGGGCGCGTTCCCCTACCTGACGAAGGACGGCGTGCCGTTCGACGACAGCGACTACGCCGACGGGAAGAAGAAGTTCCCGAAGACCGACGGGGAGTCCTTCCCGAGGACGCCGTTCGTCCCGGACGCGAAGAAGAACCTCAAGGTGCCGGGCTGGCTCAACGACCCGACGATGTACCACAACAGGGGCGACTCCACCTTCGCCGGAGAGTCCTCCGAGCAGGGCGACTTCTTCGGCCTCGACGACCTGTGGACCGAACGTCCCGAGGTCGTCAGCGGAATGGAGAAGATCTACCAGAAGTGGGTCAAGGACTTCGACATCGACGGCTTCCGCATCGACACGGTCAAGCACGTCAACACGGAGTTCTGGACCCAGTGGGCGACCGCCCTCGACGACTACGCGGCCAAGCGCGGACGTGAGGACTTCTTCATGTTCGGCGAGGTCTACTCCGCCGACACCGCCGTCACCTCCCCGTACGTGACGCGCGGACGCCTGGACGCCACCCTGGACTTCCCGCTCCAGGACGCGATCCGCGCGTACGCCTCCCAGGGCGCGGCGGCCTCCCGGCTGGGCTCCGTCCTCGCCGACGACTACCGCTACACCTCGGGCAAGGCCAACGCCTACGAGCAGGTGACCTTCCTCGGCAACCACGACATGGGCCGCTTCGGGACCTTCCTGAAGCAGGACCGGCCGGACGCGACCGAGCAGGAACTGCTGGCCCGCTACCGGCTCGCCAACGAGCTGATGTTCCTCTCCCGCGGCAACCCGGTCGTCTACTCCGGTGACGAGCAGGGCTACACCGGCGCGGGCGGCGACAAGGACGCGCGCCAGCCGCTGTTCGCGTCGAAGACCGCCGACTACCTGGACGACGACCAGCTCGGAACGGCGCGCACGCACGCGAGCGACGCTTACGACACGGAGCACCCCCTCTACAAGGAGATCAGTGCTCTCTCGAAGCTGACCAAGGCCCACCCGGCCCTGCGCGACGGCATCCAGAGCGAACGCTTCTCCGACGGCAGCGTCTACGCCTTCGCGCGCACCGACGCCCGCTCCCGTACCGAGTACCTGGTCGCCGCCAACAACGGCGCCGAGTCCCGCACCGTCGAGATCGACGCCCCGGCCGGCGCCCAGTACCGCACCCTGTACGGCGGCACCGCCCTGATCCGCGCCTCCGCCGCGGGCAAGCTCACCGTCGTCGTCCCCGCCCTCGGCTCGGTCGTCCTCCAGGCCGTCGCCCCCCTCGCCGCCCCCGCCGCCAAGCCCGCCCTGACGCTGAAGGCCCCGGCCCCCGGCGCCTCCGGCACCGTCGAGCTGTCCGCCGACGTCACCGGCGGCGGCCTCAACCGGGTCGTCTTCGCCGCGCAGACCGGCAACGACAAGTGGCAGGTCCTCGGCTCCGCCGACCACGCCCCCTACAAGGTCACCCAGCACGTCACCGCGCCCGCCGGGACCCCGCTGCGCTACAAGGCCGTCGTCGTCGACTCCGCCGGCCGTACCGCGAGCGCCCTCGCCGCGTCCGTCGCGGGCCAGGCCCCGCCCGTCGAGGCGCCCACCGCCACCCAGCGCGACTACGCCGTCGTCCACTACAACCGGCCCGACGGCGACTACACCGACTGGCGGCTGTACGCGTGGGGCGACATCGCGGACGGCGAGGCCACTCCGTGGCCGGCCGGCCACGGCTTCACCGGCCGCGACGCCTACGGCGCCTTCGCGTACGTCAAGCTCAAGCCCGGCGCCTCCTCGGTCGGCTACCTCGTCATCGACAAGGACGGCAACAAGGACGTCGCCGCCGACCGCACCATCGACCTGGCGAAGACCGGCGAGATCTGGCTGGAGCAGGGCAAGGAACCCGCCCGCACCGACCGCCCCGCCCAGCCGCCGCAGGACCAGACCAAGGCCGTACTGCACCACCACCGCCCCGACGGCGCCTACGACGGCTGGGGCCTGCACGTCTGGACCGGGGCCGCGACCCCGACCGACTGGTCCAAGCCGCTGCTCCCGACCCGCATCGACTCCTACGGCGCGGTCTACGAGGTTCCCCTCGCCGCCGGCGCCACCAGCCTCAGCTACATCCTGCACAAGGGCGACGAGAAGGACCTGCCCACCGACCAGTCCCTGGACCTGAAGGCCACCGGCCACGAGGTGTGGATGCTGGGCGGCCAGGAGAAGTACCTCCTGCCGCAGCCCGCCGGCTCCTCCGCCGCCCTGGACCTCACCAAGTCCCAGGCCGTCTGGATCGACCGCGACACCGTCGCCTGGAACGCCCCCGCGACCGCCGCCTCCGTACAGCTCCTCGCCTCCCGCGACGGCGCCGTCAAGGCCGAGAACGGCACCCTGACCGGCCCGGCCCAGTGGCTGCGGCTGGGCCGCACCGAGCTCACCGCCGCCCAGAAGCAGAAGTTCCCGCACCTGGCCGCGTACACCGCCTACAGCGTGGACCCGCGCGACCGCGACCGCGTACGGGAAGCCCTGCGCGGGCAGCTCGTCGCCTCCGCCCGCGCCGCGAACGGCGCCGTGCTCGCCGCCACCGGCGTCCAGCTCGCCGGCGTCCTCGACGACCTGTACGCGACGACCGCCGCCCTCGGCCCGGTCTTCAAGGACGGCCGCCCCACCCTGTCCGTCTGGGCGCCCACCGCCCAGCAGGTCTCCCTCGAACTCGACGGGCGCACCGTCGCCATGCGCCGCGACGACGCCACCGGCGTCTGGTCGGTGCGCGGCGAGCGCTCCTGGACCGGGAAGCCCTACCGCTACGCGGTGACCGTGTGGGCCCCCAGCACCCGCCAGGTCGTCCGCAACCTCGTCACCGACCCCTACTCCACCGCCCTGACCGCCGACTCCACCCACAGCCTGGCCGTCGACCTCGCCGACCCCAAGCTCGCCCCGCCCGGCTGGAAGCAGCTGCGCAAGCCCGCCGCCGTGCCCTTCACCTCCGCGCAGATCCAGGAGCTGCACATCCGCGACTTCTCCGTCGCGGACCGCACCAGCGGCCACCCCGGCCAGTACCTGGCCTTCACCGACACCGGCTCGGCGGGCATGCGCCACCTGCGCGGCCTGGCCGGCGCCGGCACCTCCTACGTCCACCTCCTGCCCGCCTTCGACATCGGCACCATCCCGGAGAAGCCCGCGGACCGCACCGAGCCGGCCTGCGACCTCACGGTGTACGCGCCGGACTCGCAGGAGCAGCAGGCGTGCGTGGCGGCGGCCGCCGCCAAGGACTCCTACAACTGGGGCTACGACCCGCTGCACTACACCGTCCCCGAGGGCAGCTACGCCAGCGACCCGAACGGCACCGCCCGCACCGTCGAGTTCCGCAGGATGGTCCAGTCCCTCAACGGGGCCGGGCTGCGCACGGTGATGGACGTCGTCTACAACCACACCGTCGCCGCCGGGCAGTCGGACAAGTCGGTCCTCGACCGCATCGTCCCCGGCTACTACCAGCGCCTGCTGGCCGACGGCAGCGTCGCCACCTCCACCTGCTGCGCGAACACCGCCCCCGAGAACGCCATGATGGGCCGCCTCGTCGTGGACTCCGTCGTCACCTGGGCGAAGGAGTACAAGGTCGACGGCTTCCGCTTCGACCTGATGGGCCACCACCCCAAGGCCAACATCCTGGCCGTCCGCGCCGCCCTCGACGCCCTGACCCCCGCCAAGGACGGCGTCGACGGCAAGAAGATCGTCCTCTACGGGGAGGGCTGGAACTTCGGCGAGATAGCCGACGACGCCCGCTTCGTCCAGGCCACGCAGAAGAACATGGCCGGGACCGGCATCGCCACCTTCTCCGACCGGGCGCGCGACGCGGTCCGCGGCGGCGGCCCCTTCGACGAGGACCCGCGCGTCCAGGGCTTCGCGTCGGGCCTGTTCACCGCCCCGAACGGGTCACCCGCCAACGGCACCCCGGCCGAGCAGAAGGCCCGCCTCCTGCACGACCAGGACCTGATCAAGGTCGGCCTCTCCGGCAACCTCGCCTCGTACACCTTCACCGACACCTCCGGGCGCCGTGTCAAGGGCTCCGAGGTGGACTACAACGGCGCCCCGGCCGGCTACGCGGCCGCCCCCGGCGACGCCCTCGCCTACTCCGACGCCCACGACAACGAGACCCTCGCCGACGCCCTGACCTTCAAGCTCCCGCCCGCCACCGGGAACGCCGACAAGGCCCGCATGCAGGTCCTGGCCATGGCGACGGCCACCCTCTCCCAGGGCCCGTCCCTGTCCCAGGCCGGCACCGACCTGCTGCGCTCCAAGTCCCTGGACCGCAACTCCTACGACAGCGGCGACTGGTTCAACGCCATCCAGTGGGACTGCCGCGCCGGCAACGGCTTCGGCCGCGGCCTGCCCCCGGCCGCCGACAACGCCCCGAAGTGGCCCTACGCCAAGCCGCTGCTGACGGGGCCGGCCCCCACCTGCACCGACATCAACGCCACCGCGGCGGCCCACCGCGACATGCTGAAGATCCGCACCACCGAGCCGGAGTTCGCCCTCACCACCGCGCAGGCCGTCCAGTCCCGGCTGGCGTTCCCCCTCTCGGGCCCGCAGGAGACCCCGGGCGTGATCACCATGACCCTGGGCGACCTCGTGGTCGTCTTCAACGCCACCCCCACCGCCCAGCCCCAGCGCGTCACCGCCCTCGCCGGCACCGCCTACCGCCTGCACCCGGTGCAGGCGGCCGGCTCCGACGCCACCGTCAAGCAGTCCGCCTACGACGCGAGGACAGGAGAGTTCACCGTCCCGGCGCGCACCGTGGCCGTCTTCACACGACGGTGA
- a CDS encoding multicopper oxidase family protein, which yields MVGRRNFLMAGAFGGAAALSPGGPQALAATGPDPRPKPAPGGHGHGRRGNPGDTPIPRTPPLEKYVDALPTPVTAVPDPSVYPGADYYELTMRPGSWRFHRDLGPADVWGYWATDPHSPRRPIGMGYLGPTISVAKDHPTVVKYRNHLPTTHLFQFVIDAIRNGDPQLTPTPPPPYQPMLPFPDNVNVWNVVHQHGGLTAPQSDGMPLHSFSPDGIHAESYTTLDPDRVKPNEAICAYTNRERSSLLWYHDHGMGMTSLNVYAGLAGLWVVNDPADQELNLPRGEYEVPLILQDRTFHPDGSLAYTMTLQEGEDTPVVNGKAYPYLEVEPRRYRLRLLNASNERFWRLRFAVPESLATQPSLPFWLIGTDGGFRPPLQMLNFLIGPAERYDLIVDFGQVPPGTDVTLTNYHAPVHYPGVPGAGPQISEIMQFKVAKRPTGGVDRTTPPASLRLPAVAPVAVKPETRRRQWVVYQHKLFGTMTFNAVPFMEPSADFVEAGSTEVWEYVNPNHDAHPMHVHLVNFQVLNRQPINAAAYQADYEKWIDGGRKPADLPVLDRYLTGPPIPPEPDEAHSDKDTVKSYPETVTRIICREFTPPTDTIASIPDSGTAYPATYVHHCHLLEHEDDDLMRPWTIVAPGTEPAAGGGGH from the coding sequence ATGGTCGGACGACGGAACTTCCTCATGGCCGGAGCGTTCGGGGGTGCGGCCGCGCTCTCACCCGGCGGCCCGCAGGCTCTCGCCGCCACGGGCCCGGACCCCAGACCGAAACCCGCGCCCGGCGGCCACGGCCACGGCCGTCGGGGGAACCCAGGGGACACCCCCATCCCGAGGACGCCCCCGCTGGAGAAGTACGTGGACGCGCTGCCGACTCCGGTGACGGCCGTCCCGGACCCGTCGGTCTACCCGGGAGCCGACTACTACGAGCTCACGATGCGGCCGGGCTCGTGGCGCTTCCACCGCGACCTCGGCCCCGCGGACGTATGGGGCTACTGGGCCACCGACCCGCACAGCCCCCGCAGGCCGATCGGCATGGGCTATCTCGGGCCGACCATCAGCGTCGCCAAGGACCACCCGACGGTCGTCAAGTACCGCAACCACCTCCCGACCACCCACCTGTTCCAGTTCGTGATCGACGCCATCCGCAACGGGGACCCCCAGCTCACCCCGACTCCCCCGCCTCCCTACCAGCCGATGCTGCCCTTCCCCGACAACGTCAACGTGTGGAACGTCGTGCACCAGCACGGCGGTCTCACCGCACCGCAGTCCGACGGCATGCCCCTGCACTCGTTCAGCCCGGACGGCATCCACGCCGAGTCCTACACCACGCTGGACCCGGACCGGGTCAAGCCCAACGAGGCGATCTGCGCCTACACCAACCGTGAGCGCTCGTCCCTGCTCTGGTACCACGACCACGGCATGGGGATGACGAGCCTGAACGTCTACGCGGGACTGGCCGGCCTCTGGGTGGTCAACGACCCCGCCGACCAGGAGCTCAACCTGCCGCGCGGCGAGTACGAGGTCCCCCTGATCCTGCAGGACCGCACCTTCCACCCGGACGGGTCCCTCGCCTACACCATGACCTTGCAGGAGGGCGAGGACACCCCGGTCGTCAACGGGAAGGCGTACCCGTACCTGGAGGTCGAGCCGCGCCGCTACCGGCTGCGCCTCCTCAACGCCTCCAACGAGCGTTTCTGGCGACTGCGGTTCGCCGTGCCGGAGAGCCTGGCGACCCAGCCGTCACTGCCGTTCTGGCTGATCGGCACGGACGGCGGCTTCCGCCCGCCTCTGCAGATGCTGAACTTCCTCATCGGGCCGGCCGAGCGGTACGACCTGATCGTCGACTTCGGGCAGGTCCCGCCGGGCACCGACGTCACCCTGACGAACTACCACGCGCCCGTGCACTACCCCGGCGTCCCCGGGGCGGGACCGCAGATCTCGGAGATCATGCAGTTCAAGGTCGCCAAGCGCCCGACGGGGGGCGTGGACCGGACCACACCGCCCGCGTCCCTCAGGCTGCCGGCGGTCGCGCCCGTCGCGGTGAAGCCGGAGACCCGCCGCCGCCAGTGGGTCGTCTACCAGCACAAGCTCTTCGGGACGATGACGTTCAACGCGGTGCCGTTCATGGAGCCGTCCGCGGACTTCGTCGAGGCCGGGTCGACGGAGGTCTGGGAGTACGTCAACCCCAACCACGACGCCCATCCGATGCACGTCCACCTCGTCAACTTCCAGGTGCTGAACCGGCAGCCCATCAACGCTGCCGCCTATCAGGCGGACTACGAGAAGTGGATCGACGGCGGCCGCAAGCCGGCGGACCTCCCGGTCCTGGACAGGTACCTCACCGGTCCGCCGATCCCGCCGGAACCGGACGAGGCGCACTCCGACAAGGACACGGTCAAGTCCTATCCCGAGACCGTCACCAGGATCATCTGCCGCGAGTTCACCCCGCCCACGGACACCATCGCGTCGATCCCGGACAGCGGCACCGCATACCCGGCCACGTACGTCCACCACTGCCACCTGCTGGAGCACGAGGACGACGACCTGATGCGGCCCTGGACGATCGTCGCCCCGGGCACCGAGCCGGCCGCCGGGGGCGGCGGCCACTGA
- a CDS encoding carbohydrate-binding module family 20 domain-containing protein yields the protein MPAGAVRAATLFSTATALAATTALAAALTAVAPQAAATPPGDKDVTAVLFEWRFASVAKACTDSLGPAGYGYVQVSPPQEHVQGSQWWTSYQPVSYKIAGRLGDRTAFKSMVDTCHAAGVKVVVDSVVNHMAGPADAGATHTGTGGSSYTKYNYPGIYSGADLDDCRATISNYQDRGNVQNCELVQLADLDTGEEHVRGRIAGYLNDLLSLGVDGFRIDAAKHMPAADLADIKSRLTNPGVYWKLEAIHGAGEAVQPSEYLGSGDVQEFRHARDLKRVFQSENLAYLKNFGEAWGYMPSARSGVFVDNHDTERVGDTLSYKDGSAYTLATVFTLAWPYGSPDVHSGYEWTDKDAGPPNGGTVNACYSDGWKCQHAWREISSMVGFRNAARGQAVGNWWDNGGDQIAFGRGSKAYVAINHEGSALTRTFQTSLSAGDYCDVQSGRTVTVGSDGRFTATLGAGTALALHVNARTCAGTPSGPAGASFAVNATTVPGQNIYVTGDRAELGNWNTGAALKLDPAAYPVWKLDATLPAGTSFAYKYVRKDASGNVTWESGANRTATVPASGKVTLNDTWRS from the coding sequence ATGCCTGCCGGAGCCGTCAGAGCTGCAACCCTTTTCAGTACCGCCACCGCACTTGCCGCCACCACCGCACTCGCCGCCGCGCTCACCGCCGTCGCGCCGCAGGCCGCCGCCACGCCCCCCGGCGACAAGGACGTGACGGCCGTTCTCTTCGAGTGGCGCTTCGCCTCGGTGGCCAAGGCCTGCACCGACAGCCTCGGCCCCGCCGGATACGGGTACGTCCAGGTGTCGCCCCCACAGGAGCACGTGCAGGGCAGCCAGTGGTGGACCTCGTACCAGCCCGTCAGCTACAAGATCGCCGGGCGGCTGGGCGACCGTACGGCCTTCAAGTCCATGGTCGACACCTGCCACGCCGCGGGCGTCAAGGTCGTCGTCGACTCCGTCGTCAACCACATGGCGGGCCCCGCGGACGCGGGCGCCACCCACACCGGCACGGGCGGGAGTTCGTACACGAAGTACAACTACCCGGGGATCTACTCCGGCGCCGACCTCGACGACTGCCGGGCGACGATCTCCAACTACCAGGACCGCGGCAACGTCCAGAACTGCGAGCTCGTGCAGCTCGCGGACCTGGACACGGGCGAGGAGCACGTGCGGGGCCGGATCGCCGGATACCTCAACGACCTGCTGTCGCTGGGCGTCGACGGCTTCCGCATCGACGCCGCCAAGCACATGCCCGCCGCCGACCTCGCCGACATCAAGTCCCGGCTGACGAACCCGGGGGTCTACTGGAAGCTGGAGGCCATCCACGGCGCCGGGGAAGCCGTCCAGCCGAGCGAATACCTCGGCAGCGGCGACGTGCAGGAGTTCCGCCACGCACGGGACCTCAAGCGGGTCTTCCAGAGCGAGAACCTGGCCTACCTGAAGAACTTCGGCGAGGCCTGGGGGTACATGCCCTCCGCCCGGAGCGGCGTCTTCGTCGACAACCACGACACCGAACGCGTCGGGGACACGCTGTCCTACAAGGACGGCTCCGCCTACACCCTCGCCACCGTCTTCACGCTGGCCTGGCCCTACGGTTCCCCCGACGTGCACTCCGGCTACGAGTGGACGGACAAGGACGCCGGCCCGCCGAACGGCGGCACCGTCAACGCCTGTTACTCGGACGGGTGGAAGTGCCAGCACGCCTGGCGGGAGATCTCCTCCATGGTCGGCTTCCGCAACGCCGCCCGCGGCCAGGCCGTCGGCAACTGGTGGGACAACGGCGGCGACCAGATCGCCTTCGGACGCGGCTCCAAGGCGTACGTCGCGATCAACCACGAGGGCTCCGCCCTGACCCGGACCTTCCAGACCTCCCTCTCCGCCGGCGACTACTGCGACGTGCAGAGCGGGCGCACCGTCACCGTCGGCTCCGACGGCCGGTTCACGGCCACCCTCGGCGCCGGGACCGCCCTCGCCCTGCACGTGAACGCCCGGACCTGCGCCGGCACCCCGTCCGGCCCCGCCGGCGCCTCCTTCGCCGTCAACGCCACCACCGTGCCGGGACAGAACATCTACGTCACCGGCGACCGCGCCGAGCTCGGCAACTGGAACACCGGCGCCGCCCTCAAGCTGGACCCCGCCGCCTACCCCGTGTGGAAGCTCGACGCCACCCTCCCGGCCGGCACGTCCTTCGCGTACAAGTACGTCCGCAAGGACGCCTCCGGGAACGTCACCTGGGAGAGCGGCGCCAACCGTACGGCCACCGTCCCCGCGAGCGGCAAGGTCACGCTGAACGACACCTGGCGCAGCTGA
- a CDS encoding GNAT family N-acetyltransferase, with protein MIIDDGILFRPAVEKDAGTLVRLYDEAARWMVKHGIEQWKPGDKDAAHFRSKMHDGEVWLAGDAEGRVCGAYELWWSDEEAWGIQPPVAGYVHRLMVSRETAPAGAGRRLLEHAERRTARTGRERARLDCVSTNPRLLAYYQGAGYRVVGELPDKRGKDGRTYGVILLEKRLDRLTVV; from the coding sequence GTGATCATTGACGACGGGATCTTGTTCCGGCCGGCCGTGGAGAAGGACGCCGGCACCCTGGTGCGGCTGTACGACGAGGCCGCCCGCTGGATGGTGAAGCACGGGATCGAGCAGTGGAAGCCCGGCGACAAGGACGCCGCGCACTTCCGGTCGAAGATGCACGACGGAGAGGTGTGGCTCGCCGGGGACGCCGAGGGGCGGGTGTGCGGGGCCTACGAGTTGTGGTGGTCCGACGAGGAGGCCTGGGGGATCCAGCCGCCGGTCGCGGGCTATGTGCACCGGCTGATGGTGTCACGCGAGACCGCTCCCGCCGGAGCGGGGCGCCGGCTGCTCGAACATGCCGAGCGGCGGACGGCCAGGACCGGGCGGGAGCGGGCGCGACTGGACTGCGTCTCCACCAACCCCCGGCTGCTCGCGTACTACCAAGGTGCGGGCTACCGGGTGGTCGGGGAGCTCCCCGACAAGCGGGGGAAGGACGGCAGGACCTACGGGGTGATCCTGCTGGAGAAGCGGCTGGACCGGCTCACCGTCGTGTGA
- a CDS encoding TetR/AcrR family transcriptional regulator, with protein sequence MTTGVRRRMGVEERRQQLIGVALELFSHRSPDDVSIDEIAAAAGISRPLVYHYFPGKLSLYEAALRRAADELAQRFVEPREGPLGARLLRVMGRFFAFVEDHGPGFSALMRGGPAAGSSRANAMIDEVRQAAYEQILTHLGLGLDEVPARLELVVRSWVSLAESTALIWLDGRRIPRAELELQLVHDFAALAAVSAAYDEEMAGILVRILAGEPADGPFGDLVGRLVGLVPGGAAPAV encoded by the coding sequence ATGACGACCGGAGTGCGGCGCAGGATGGGTGTCGAGGAGCGGCGGCAACAGCTGATCGGGGTTGCCCTGGAGCTGTTCAGCCACCGGTCGCCCGACGATGTGTCGATCGACGAGATCGCGGCGGCCGCGGGGATATCCCGGCCGCTGGTCTACCACTACTTCCCCGGCAAGCTCAGCCTGTACGAGGCGGCGCTGCGGCGGGCCGCCGACGAGCTGGCGCAGCGGTTCGTGGAGCCGCGCGAGGGGCCGCTCGGGGCGCGCCTGCTGCGGGTGATGGGGCGGTTCTTCGCGTTCGTCGAGGACCACGGGCCGGGGTTCTCCGCCCTGATGCGGGGCGGTCCCGCGGCCGGCAGCAGCCGTGCCAACGCGATGATCGACGAGGTCCGGCAGGCGGCGTACGAGCAGATCCTCACGCACCTGGGCCTCGGTCTCGACGAGGTGCCCGCCCGGCTCGAACTGGTGGTGCGCTCCTGGGTGTCGCTCGCCGAGTCCACGGCGCTGATCTGGCTGGACGGGCGCCGGATCCCGCGGGCCGAGCTGGAGCTGCAGCTGGTGCACGACTTCGCGGCGCTGGCCGCGGTGAGTGCCGCGTACGACGAGGAGATGGCGGGGATCCTCGTACGGATCCTGGCCGGCGAGCCCGCCGACGGGCCCTTCGGGGATCTGGTCGGGCGCCTGGTGGGGCTGGTCCCGGGTGGAGCGGCCCCGGCGGTGTGA